Proteins encoded in a region of the Leptolyngbya subtilissima AS-A7 genome:
- a CDS encoding hybrid sensor histidine kinase/response regulator, with product MQDITGYTLQRAVYEGAHTRVYAGVTQPGEQPVVVKLLRAEYPSLEEITRLKHEFSILDGLDSPEIIKALALEPYQNGLALVLEDFGGIALSDYLGQRSLSSDEFLAIALQLTAALAALHQSQIVHKDINPRNILIHPTSGQVKLIDFGIASRLSRENLTASHPTLLEGTLAYLSPEQTGRMNRTIDYRADFYSLGVTFYEMLTGQLPFQATDPLELVHCHIAKTPAAPDQLRPDLPAALAGLVMKLLEKTAEDRYQSALGLKADLVRCQQQLQETGTIAPFAIGQLDCFSQFLIPQTLYGRENEVATLLAAFEQVSAGAAELMLVSGYSGIGKTSLVQEVHKPIARQRGYFIAGKFDQFKRNSPYASLTQAFQELMRQLLTESDDRVAQWRAKLLVALGANGQIVVEMIPEVERIIGPQPAVPQLGASEAQNRFNRVFQQFIGVFSQPEHPLVIFLDDLQWADLPSLKLIELLVTNPESQYLLLLGAYRDNEVSLAHPLMHTLEQIQAAGATVRNLVLQPLGLPQVAQLVADTLHNDAAPAQSLAQLIFKKTQGNPFFVTQILKSLHQDGLLWFDFDQGQWCWDGAVLQGIEITENVVELMVNQIQKLSAKTQQVLKLAACIGDKFSLDVLAIVNEASQTATANDLWEALQAEFVVPLTQAYKIPLVMDLDDTPDERSVESAAEKTTAQIVYRFLHDRVQQAAYSLIPESQRRSTHLKIGQLLLQNIPAAERNDNIFAIANQLNYGVGLLTSEAEAYQMAEINWVAGQKAKAAAAYDSALRYLSVGLELLPETSWQQQYDLTLALHNAAVETAYLNGDFDQMEAWAATVLRQGRSPLDTMTVYEVKIQACMAQVKQLEAVHLGLQALERLGVSLPPSPTLADIQQVLTQTAGYLEGKSSADLLNLPPIRDAEKLATIRMLTSLGSPCYQAAPMLFPLVICEQIGLSLRYGNSPFAAYSYVCYGVILNGILQDSEAAYRFGQLALQVVEKFNAVDLKASVSFIAGACTLHGKIHVRETLPLLWEGYQSGLENGQLEYGGYAAIQRCHHAYMMGQELPKLATEMATISTTLAQLKQDNALGWNQIVQQSVLNLMDSPEHPSRLQGAIYREAEALPLLKAGNDRTGLHYFYLNKLILSYLFGQYDQALEDAELAEQYLDGVKGFLVVPVFQFYAVLTRLALGVAGALPLDSVLSQVEQNQAALRRSAQFAPMNLQHKLDLVEAETARLLGQPWLAMEHYDRAIAGAREHGYSQEEAIANERAAEFYQAQGHDKVAQVYRAEAYYGYLRWGAIAKAQALEAQYPSLGTQAPRQEPGPSTASLTSSSVSTGGLKGFDLATVIKASQALSGEIVLSDLLTKLMQIVLENAGAEQGALLLDTNGQLAIAVSGAVSETVGDDRVAVQQGDLKLGSDRDEVAPPPLPLSVVNYVARTRTALVLSDATAEDLFATDPYILAQQPKSVLCAPLLHQGKLTGLLYLENNLTPGAFTPDRLEVLQLLAAQAAISIENARLYADLEEANRTLEAKVGDRTLELRDKNVLLQQEIQERQRAEAAAMVANRAKSEFLANMSHELRTPLNGILGYSQVLKKHQTLTEPQRQGIDVIHRCGEYLLTLINDVLDLSKIEARRMELHPEVFHLPRFLENVVEICRIRASQKQISLTYEMISPLPEYVYADEKRLQQVLLNLLGNAVKFTEAGQVSLKVGPAQAWLPRRDPEADREGAADSANLIRFEIIDTGVGIAPEQLAQIFDPFHRTPEAGQHTEGTGLGLAISRQLVQLMDSDICVSSNLGQGSRFWFDLDLSTTQPGETSSLTTGQVIVGYGGDRRTVLVVDDKEYNRAVIVDFLAPLGFQLLEATNGQEGLALAVQHQPDVVLVDLVMPLMDGFEMTRRLKQIPALQTTVVIAISASVMEFDYHQSQAACCDDFLPKPIHEPALLEKLQLHLGLEWLYEPISPTPLPSAPTQLSTFPLFSTAIPPGSELDTLLNLALMGDLKGVVAHAERLEQHGPQWAPFTTQLRQLALSYKGRQAIDLIKRYQPPV from the coding sequence TTGCAGGACATCACAGGCTATACCCTCCAACGAGCCGTTTATGAGGGAGCGCACACCCGAGTCTATGCTGGGGTGACTCAGCCAGGTGAGCAGCCTGTCGTGGTCAAGCTGCTGAGAGCGGAATATCCCTCCCTAGAAGAGATCACGCGTCTTAAGCACGAATTTAGCATTCTGGATGGCTTGGACAGCCCAGAAATTATCAAGGCGCTGGCACTAGAGCCATACCAAAATGGGCTAGCGCTGGTGCTAGAAGATTTTGGCGGCATTGCTTTAAGTGACTATCTGGGGCAACGTTCGCTAAGCAGCGATGAATTTCTTGCCATTGCCCTTCAGCTCACTGCTGCGCTAGCCGCACTACACCAGAGCCAGATTGTTCACAAAGACATCAACCCCCGCAACATTCTGATCCATCCAACCAGCGGACAGGTCAAACTGATCGATTTTGGCATTGCCTCGCGACTGTCTCGAGAAAACCTAACCGCAAGTCATCCCACGCTGCTGGAAGGCACCCTGGCCTACCTCTCGCCGGAACAAACCGGGCGCATGAATCGGACGATCGACTATCGCGCCGATTTTTACTCCTTGGGCGTGACCTTCTACGAAATGCTGACCGGTCAGCTGCCTTTTCAAGCCACTGACCCGCTGGAGCTGGTGCACTGCCACATCGCCAAAACCCCTGCGGCCCCCGATCAGCTCCGCCCCGACCTGCCCGCCGCCCTGGCTGGCCTGGTGATGAAACTGCTGGAGAAAACAGCGGAAGATCGCTACCAGAGTGCGCTGGGGCTGAAGGCCGATCTGGTGCGCTGTCAGCAGCAACTGCAAGAGACGGGCACTATCGCCCCCTTTGCGATTGGTCAACTCGACTGCTTCAGCCAGTTTCTCATTCCCCAGACTCTCTACGGTCGGGAAAACGAAGTCGCCACTCTGCTGGCCGCGTTTGAGCAGGTCAGCGCTGGAGCGGCGGAGCTGATGCTGGTGAGCGGATATTCGGGCATTGGCAAAACCTCTCTGGTGCAGGAAGTTCACAAGCCCATTGCTCGGCAGCGGGGGTATTTTATTGCCGGTAAGTTTGACCAGTTCAAGCGCAACAGCCCCTACGCGTCGCTGACTCAGGCCTTTCAAGAGCTGATGCGGCAGCTGCTAACCGAAAGTGACGACCGGGTCGCCCAGTGGAGAGCCAAGCTGCTGGTGGCCTTAGGTGCCAACGGTCAGATTGTGGTGGAGATGATTCCGGAGGTTGAGCGGATCATCGGGCCTCAGCCAGCGGTTCCCCAACTGGGGGCCTCGGAAGCGCAAAATCGGTTTAATCGGGTTTTTCAGCAGTTCATTGGGGTGTTCAGCCAGCCAGAGCATCCCCTGGTGATTTTTTTGGATGACTTGCAGTGGGCCGATCTGCCTTCCCTAAAGCTGATCGAGCTACTGGTGACGAATCCCGAGAGCCAGTATTTGCTGCTGCTGGGGGCCTACCGCGACAACGAGGTCAGCCTGGCCCATCCCCTCATGCATACCCTAGAGCAGATCCAAGCCGCTGGGGCAACGGTTCGAAATCTGGTGCTGCAACCGCTGGGGCTGCCCCAGGTCGCTCAGCTAGTGGCCGACACGCTACACAATGACGCCGCCCCAGCCCAATCTCTAGCCCAGCTGATCTTCAAGAAAACCCAGGGCAACCCCTTCTTTGTCACCCAGATTTTGAAATCGCTGCACCAGGACGGGCTGCTCTGGTTTGACTTTGACCAGGGCCAGTGGTGCTGGGATGGGGCGGTGTTGCAGGGTATTGAAATAACCGAGAACGTGGTGGAACTGATGGTGAATCAGATCCAGAAACTCTCTGCCAAGACCCAGCAGGTGTTAAAGCTAGCAGCCTGTATTGGGGATAAATTTTCCCTAGACGTGCTGGCGATCGTGAACGAAGCGTCTCAAACAGCAACGGCCAATGATCTGTGGGAAGCTCTGCAAGCCGAATTTGTGGTGCCCCTCACCCAGGCCTACAAAATTCCCCTGGTGATGGATTTAGACGATACTCCCGACGAAAGGTCGGTTGAGTCAGCGGCAGAAAAAACCACCGCTCAGATTGTCTACCGGTTTTTGCACGACCGGGTACAGCAGGCCGCTTACTCGTTAATTCCAGAGTCGCAACGGCGGTCAACCCATCTCAAAATTGGTCAACTACTGCTGCAAAATATTCCGGCGGCAGAGCGCAATGACAACATTTTTGCGATCGCCAACCAGCTCAACTACGGCGTCGGTTTGCTGACCTCAGAGGCTGAAGCCTACCAGATGGCCGAGATCAACTGGGTGGCAGGCCAAAAGGCCAAAGCCGCTGCCGCCTACGACTCGGCCCTGCGCTACCTGTCGGTGGGCCTGGAACTGTTGCCAGAAACCAGTTGGCAGCAGCAGTACGACCTGACCCTGGCCCTGCACAATGCCGCTGTTGAAACAGCCTACCTGAACGGTGATTTTGACCAGATGGAGGCCTGGGCCGCAACTGTTTTGCGTCAGGGGCGATCGCCCCTAGACACCATGACTGTGTACGAGGTCAAAATTCAGGCCTGCATGGCCCAGGTCAAACAGCTAGAAGCGGTGCACTTGGGGTTGCAGGCGCTGGAACGGCTGGGGGTGAGCCTGCCGCCGTCGCCCACCTTGGCCGACATTCAGCAGGTGCTGACCCAAACCGCTGGCTATCTAGAGGGCAAAAGTTCCGCCGACCTGCTCAACCTCCCTCCTATTCGCGACGCCGAGAAACTCGCCACCATTCGCATGCTGACCAGTCTCGGATCGCCCTGCTATCAGGCCGCACCGATGCTGTTTCCTTTAGTGATCTGCGAACAGATCGGTCTCTCCCTGCGCTATGGCAATTCTCCCTTCGCCGCCTACAGCTACGTGTGTTACGGGGTGATTCTTAACGGCATTTTGCAAGATAGTGAAGCGGCCTATCGGTTCGGCCAGCTCGCCCTCCAGGTGGTCGAAAAGTTTAACGCGGTGGATCTAAAAGCCAGCGTTAGCTTTATTGCCGGAGCCTGCACGCTGCACGGCAAAATTCACGTTCGCGAAACTCTGCCCTTGCTGTGGGAGGGCTACCAAAGTGGTCTGGAAAACGGCCAGCTTGAATACGGCGGCTACGCGGCGATTCAGCGCTGTCACCATGCATACATGATGGGGCAAGAACTGCCCAAACTTGCCACTGAAATGGCGACGATTAGCACTACTCTGGCCCAGCTCAAGCAGGACAACGCTCTGGGCTGGAACCAGATTGTGCAGCAATCGGTGCTGAATTTGATGGACTCGCCGGAGCACCCGAGCCGCCTCCAGGGAGCTATCTACCGAGAAGCAGAGGCCTTGCCCTTGCTCAAGGCCGGCAACGATCGCACTGGTCTGCACTACTTCTACCTCAACAAACTAATCCTCAGCTATCTGTTTGGCCAGTACGACCAAGCCCTAGAGGATGCGGAGCTAGCTGAACAGTACCTGGACGGGGTGAAGGGATTTTTAGTGGTGCCGGTGTTCCAGTTCTACGCTGTGCTGACCCGCCTGGCCCTGGGCGTGGCGGGAGCCCTGCCCCTCGACTCGGTGCTCAGCCAAGTCGAGCAGAACCAGGCGGCCCTACGGCGATCGGCCCAGTTTGCGCCAATGAACTTGCAGCACAAGCTGGATCTGGTGGAGGCGGAGACAGCCCGCCTGCTGGGGCAACCCTGGTTGGCCATGGAGCACTACGATCGCGCCATTGCCGGAGCCCGAGAGCATGGCTACAGTCAGGAAGAAGCGATCGCCAACGAGCGAGCTGCCGAGTTTTACCAGGCCCAGGGCCACGACAAAGTGGCTCAGGTGTATCGGGCTGAGGCCTACTACGGCTACCTACGCTGGGGCGCGATCGCCAAGGCCCAGGCGCTAGAGGCCCAATATCCCTCCCTGGGCACCCAGGCACCTAGGCAAGAGCCTGGCCCGTCGACAGCCTCGCTCACCAGCAGCTCGGTATCGACGGGCGGGCTCAAAGGCTTTGATCTCGCCACTGTCATCAAGGCCTCCCAAGCCCTGTCTGGGGAAATCGTGCTGAGCGATCTGCTCACCAAGCTGATGCAGATCGTGCTGGAAAATGCCGGGGCGGAGCAGGGGGCTTTGCTGCTGGACACCAATGGGCAGCTAGCGATCGCAGTCTCGGGCGCAGTTTCGGAAACGGTAGGTGATGATCGGGTTGCCGTGCAGCAGGGTGATCTTAAGCTCGGGAGCGATCGAGACGAGGTTGCTCCGCCGCCCCTACCCCTGTCGGTGGTCAACTATGTGGCTAGAACCCGGACCGCCCTAGTACTCAGCGATGCCACGGCCGAAGACCTATTTGCGACGGATCCCTACATCCTCGCTCAGCAACCCAAATCCGTTTTGTGTGCTCCCCTCCTGCACCAGGGAAAGCTGACCGGGCTGCTGTACCTAGAGAACAACCTCACCCCCGGTGCCTTTACCCCAGATCGTTTGGAGGTCTTGCAGCTGCTGGCAGCACAAGCCGCCATTTCGATTGAAAATGCTCGCCTCTATGCTGATCTGGAGGAGGCCAACCGCACTCTGGAAGCCAAAGTGGGCGATCGCACCCTAGAACTGCGCGATAAGAACGTCCTGTTGCAGCAGGAGATTCAGGAACGGCAGCGGGCCGAAGCGGCAGCCATGGTCGCCAACCGTGCCAAGAGTGAGTTTCTCGCCAACATGAGCCATGAGCTGCGCACGCCCCTGAACGGAATTTTGGGCTATAGCCAGGTGCTGAAAAAGCACCAGACCCTCACCGAACCGCAGCGGCAGGGCATCGATGTCATTCATCGGTGCGGTGAGTACCTGCTGACGCTGATCAACGACGTGCTCGATTTGTCGAAAATCGAAGCGCGCAGAATGGAGCTCCACCCAGAGGTCTTTCACTTGCCCCGTTTCCTCGAAAATGTGGTGGAAATCTGCCGCATCCGGGCCAGCCAGAAGCAGATTTCGCTGACCTACGAAATGATCTCGCCCTTGCCTGAGTACGTCTATGCCGATGAAAAGCGGCTCCAGCAGGTGCTGCTGAACTTACTGGGCAACGCCGTCAAATTTACCGAGGCGGGTCAGGTCTCACTCAAGGTCGGCCCTGCCCAAGCCTGGCTCCCGAGACGCGATCCGGAAGCTGATCGGGAGGGAGCGGCCGATTCTGCCAACCTGATTCGCTTTGAAATTATCGATACGGGGGTAGGCATTGCCCCCGAGCAATTGGCGCAGATCTTTGACCCGTTTCACCGCACCCCAGAGGCGGGGCAGCACACCGAGGGCACAGGGTTGGGGCTAGCAATTAGTCGCCAGCTGGTGCAGCTAATGGACAGCGACATTTGCGTCAGCAGCAATCTGGGCCAGGGCAGCCGATTTTGGTTTGACCTCGATCTGTCGACAACCCAGCCGGGCGAGACAAGTAGCCTGACCACCGGGCAGGTGATCGTCGGCTATGGGGGCGATCGCCGCACCGTTCTAGTCGTAGACGACAAGGAATATAACCGAGCCGTAATCGTCGACTTTTTAGCTCCCCTCGGCTTTCAGCTGTTGGAGGCGACCAATGGCCAAGAGGGGCTGGCCCTAGCGGTGCAGCATCAGCCCGATGTCGTGCTGGTAGACCTGGTGATGCCGCTGATGGATGGCTTTGAAATGACCCGTCGGTTAAAACAAATCCCGGCTTTGCAAACCACTGTTGTGATTGCCATTTCCGCCAGCGTGATGGAATTTGACTATCACCAGAGTCAGGCTGCCTGCTGCGACGATTTTCTGCCCAAGCCCATCCACGAACCGGCTCTGCTGGAAAAGCTTCAGCTCCACCTGGGGTTGGAATGGCTGTACGAGCCCATCTCTCCCACCCCCCTGCCATCTGCCCCAACCCAGCTCTCCACTTTCCCCCTCTTCTCCACCGCTATTCCTCCTGGGTCTGAACTCGACACCCTGCTCAACCTCGCTCTAATGGGAGATCTCAAAGGCGTCGTGGCCCATGCTGAGCGGCTCGAACAGCATGGGCCGCAGTGGGCCCCTTTTACCACCCAGCTCAGGCAGTTAGCCCTAAGCTATAAGGGAAGACAGGCCATCGACCTGATTAAACGCTATCAACCACCGGTATGA
- a CDS encoding response regulator has protein sequence MVPSRSVVHPIEILLVEDNPGDIRLTQEVLKEGSMRNHLSVVDDGEKAIAFLNRIAPYRHAPNPNLVLLDLNLPRRSGLDVLKMIKTSAVLRHIPVIVFTSSQAEDDINRAYDLHANCYITKPLDLEQFSRSIKSIEDFWLSAVELPSE, from the coding sequence ATGGTGCCGTCCAGAAGCGTGGTACATCCCATCGAAATTTTGCTCGTGGAAGATAACCCTGGCGACATCCGGCTGACTCAAGAAGTGCTGAAGGAAGGCTCAATGCGCAATCATCTGAGCGTGGTGGATGACGGCGAGAAGGCGATCGCCTTTTTGAACCGCATTGCTCCCTACCGCCACGCGCCCAATCCCAACTTGGTGCTGCTCGATCTAAACTTACCCCGCCGCAGCGGCCTAGACGTGCTGAAAATGATTAAAACCAGCGCTGTGCTCAGGCACATTCCGGTGATTGTCTTTACCAGCTCCCAGGCCGAGGACGATATCAATCGCGCCTACGACCTCCACGCCAACTGCTACATCACCAAACCCCTTGATCTCGAGCAGTTTAGTCGCAGCATCAAATCCATCGAAGATTTCTGGCTGTCTGCCGTAGAACTGCCGTCGGAGTAA
- a CDS encoding response regulator: MSEDAAKTASILVVDDTPTNLDVLFDFLNNAGFRVLFAEDGESALEKARYANPDLILLDILMPGMDGFETCRRLKQQETTAAIPVIFLTALTETTDKVKGLALGAVDFITKPLQYEEVLARVKTHLRLQSLAQQLQAQNLLLEREVQERTEAEAALQRQNQRSHLFADVTLKIRQSLQIDDILQTAVTEVKTILQADRVLIYRLWPDGTGSGVAEAVQPGFPQVLGMVFPQEVFPTESKELYRRGRVRSLVNVAQDHVAPCLVEFLQQLEVQAKLVVPILTQDDLWGLLIAHQCAGPRHWTVFETELLQQLADQIAIALTQAQLLEQETLQRQELARSNAELQQFAYIASHDLQEPLRMVTSYLQLLERRYKGQLDADADDFIQFAVDGALRMRTLINDLLTYSRIGTRGHAFELTSCTAAVEQAIANLQLAIEESGAVVTYPDLPLVQADPTQLVQLFQNLIGNAIKFHGEAPVRIAIAVSQTEDDWLFSVQDNGIGLDPQYADQIFVIFQRLNNRTHYPGTGIGLAVCKKIVERHGGRIWVEADLDQGSTFYFTIPQGGMT; this comes from the coding sequence ATGAGCGAGGACGCCGCGAAGACTGCAAGCATTCTGGTAGTAGATGACACCCCGACCAACCTAGATGTGCTGTTCGATTTTTTGAACAATGCCGGGTTCAGAGTTCTATTTGCCGAGGATGGCGAAAGCGCCTTGGAAAAGGCGCGATACGCCAACCCAGATTTGATTTTGCTCGACATTCTCATGCCGGGTATGGATGGCTTTGAAACCTGTCGTCGCCTGAAACAGCAGGAAACCACCGCTGCTATTCCGGTAATTTTTCTAACCGCCCTCACGGAAACCACGGACAAAGTAAAAGGCCTGGCGCTGGGGGCGGTGGATTTCATCACCAAACCATTGCAGTACGAAGAGGTGCTGGCCCGGGTGAAAACCCACCTGCGCCTCCAAAGCCTAGCTCAACAGCTGCAAGCTCAAAACCTGTTGCTAGAGCGCGAAGTGCAGGAACGCACCGAGGCCGAAGCCGCTCTACAGCGCCAAAATCAGCGATCGCACCTGTTTGCTGACGTCACCCTCAAAATCCGCCAGTCCTTGCAGATCGACGACATTCTGCAAACGGCGGTCACTGAGGTTAAAACTATTCTCCAAGCCGACCGGGTGTTGATCTATCGCCTCTGGCCCGATGGCACCGGCAGCGGGGTAGCCGAGGCGGTGCAGCCCGGCTTTCCCCAGGTTCTAGGCATGGTGTTTCCCCAGGAGGTGTTCCCGACCGAATCTAAGGAACTGTACCGCCGGGGGCGGGTCCGCAGCTTAGTCAATGTGGCTCAAGATCACGTCGCGCCCTGTCTAGTCGAGTTCTTGCAGCAGTTGGAGGTGCAGGCCAAGCTGGTGGTGCCCATTCTCACCCAAGACGACCTGTGGGGCCTGCTGATTGCCCACCAATGTGCTGGCCCCCGGCATTGGACAGTGTTTGAAACTGAGTTGCTTCAGCAGCTCGCCGACCAAATTGCGATCGCCCTCACCCAGGCCCAGCTCCTAGAACAGGAGACCCTGCAGCGCCAGGAGCTCGCCCGCTCCAATGCTGAACTCCAGCAGTTTGCCTACATTGCCTCCCACGATCTGCAAGAGCCGCTGCGCATGGTCACCAGCTACCTTCAACTCCTAGAGCGCCGCTACAAAGGCCAACTCGACGCCGACGCCGATGACTTTATTCAGTTTGCCGTCGACGGGGCCCTACGCATGCGCACCCTGATTAACGACCTGCTGACCTATTCGCGCATTGGCACCCGGGGCCATGCCTTTGAGCTTACTAGCTGTACCGCCGCTGTTGAGCAGGCGATCGCCAATCTCCAGCTCGCGATCGAAGAAAGTGGGGCCGTCGTCACCTACCCAGACTTACCCCTTGTCCAAGCTGACCCCACCCAGCTAGTCCAGCTGTTCCAGAATCTGATCGGCAATGCCATTAAATTTCACGGTGAGGCTCCGGTTCGCATTGCGATTGCTGTCAGCCAAACGGAAGATGACTGGCTGTTTTCCGTCCAGGATAATGGCATTGGCCTTGACCCCCAGTACGCTGACCAAATTTTTGTCATTTTTCAACGGCTCAATAACCGCACTCACTATCCGGGCACGGGCATTGGGCTAGCGGTATGCAAAAAAATTGTGGAGCGGCACGGCGGCAGAATTTGGGTGGAGGCTGACCTAGACCAAGGATCAACCTTCTACTTCACCATTCCCCAGGGAGGCATGACATGA
- a CDS encoding SDR family oxidoreductase, with protein MGKHIVITGVSQGLGRAMVDGFVAAGHRVSGCARGAETIADLTTQYPAPHQFTAVDVRDDAAVAAWAREAIAANGLPDLVINNAGLVNHPAPLWSVPAAEFDAVVAVNLNGTVNVIRHFAPPMVEQRSGIFVNFSSGWGRSTSPEFAPYCATKWGIEGLTQAFSQELPAGMAAVALNPGIIHTAMLETCYGDDAAAYTPIASWAKAAVPYILNLQPSNNGRALTVPG; from the coding sequence ATGGGTAAACACATCGTCATCACTGGAGTAAGCCAGGGGCTGGGCCGAGCCATGGTCGATGGCTTTGTGGCGGCAGGCCATCGGGTATCAGGCTGTGCTCGCGGGGCCGAGACCATCGCCGACTTAACGACGCAGTACCCTGCCCCCCACCAATTCACGGCGGTCGACGTTCGCGACGACGCAGCGGTGGCAGCTTGGGCTAGGGAGGCGATCGCCGCCAATGGCCTGCCCGATTTGGTGATCAACAATGCGGGCTTGGTCAATCATCCAGCCCCCCTGTGGAGCGTGCCCGCCGCAGAGTTTGACGCGGTGGTTGCAGTCAACCTCAACGGCACCGTCAACGTTATTCGCCACTTTGCGCCGCCCATGGTCGAGCAGCGATCGGGCATTTTCGTCAACTTTAGCTCCGGCTGGGGGCGATCGACCTCACCAGAGTTTGCCCCCTACTGTGCCACCAAGTGGGGAATAGAAGGGCTGACCCAGGCCTTCTCGCAGGAGCTACCGGCGGGTATGGCGGCAGTAGCCCTCAACCCCGGCATTATTCACACCGCCATGCTCGAAACCTGCTATGGCGACGATGCTGCAGCCTATACGCCTATCGCTAGCTGGGCAAAGGCAGCGGTACCCTATATCCTCAACCTTCAGCCCTCGAATAATGGGCGCGCGTTGACAGTACCGGGGTAG
- a CDS encoding hybrid sensor histidine kinase/response regulator: protein MVPQAPIHVLLIEDNPGDRRLMQELLREVTSVAIQLDYADSLDQGMQYLKQSPFDVVLLDLFLPDSQGFATFTQLHQQERKTPIVVTTGLNDETLALNAVQAGAQDYLVKGQITGELLVRSIRYAIERKRAEQKIREQAALLDIATDAILVRDGQNQILFWNRGAERLYGWTAAEALGQKATELLYADDNSVQMQQIQQQLMLDNEWHGELNQITKTGQAITVESRWTLVRDDDGQPQFILVVNTDITSKKQLEAQFFRAQRLESIGTLASGIAHDLNNILTPVLATSQLLQMESFHQDERSLELLQLLEINARRGGDIIKQVLSFARGGEGKNVILQAGHVIREIQQIIRGTFPKSIELRVDTSMDLWPVVGNATQLHQVLMNLCVNARDAMPQGGTLKISTENLTLDEAYTRTNLDAKAGSYIAITVADSGSGIAPELLDRIFEPFFTSKEIGKGTGLGLSTVLGIVRSHHGFITVSSLPNQGTEFKVFLPAVKVADPPARSSTEVWLGNQELILVVDDEAPIREVTQATLEAYNYRVITACDGLDAVALYVQHQHDIRLVIMDLMMPALDGATTCRILHKLNPQVHIIAVSGLPQQNAEPTSIAVEIESFLPKPYTIDELLQVVGEALKPKGYRQAGFAQQVSIGRGESE from the coding sequence ATGGTTCCCCAAGCCCCCATCCACGTTTTGCTGATTGAGGATAACCCCGGCGATCGACGGTTGATGCAGGAGCTGCTGCGGGAGGTGACCTCGGTTGCCATCCAGCTCGACTATGCCGACAGCCTGGATCAGGGCATGCAGTACCTCAAGCAGAGTCCCTTCGACGTCGTGCTGCTAGACCTTTTTCTGCCCGACAGTCAGGGGTTTGCCACCTTCACCCAGCTGCACCAGCAGGAGCGCAAAACCCCGATCGTCGTCACCACCGGCCTAAACGATGAAACCCTGGCGCTCAACGCCGTGCAGGCCGGAGCCCAAGATTATCTCGTCAAAGGCCAGATCACTGGCGAGCTGCTGGTGCGCTCAATTCGCTATGCCATTGAACGCAAGCGGGCGGAGCAAAAGATCCGCGAGCAAGCGGCGCTGCTCGATATCGCCACCGATGCCATTCTCGTTCGCGACGGGCAAAACCAAATTCTATTTTGGAATCGGGGCGCGGAGCGGCTGTACGGGTGGACAGCGGCAGAGGCCCTGGGGCAAAAAGCCACCGAGCTGCTCTATGCCGACGACAATTCAGTGCAAATGCAGCAGATTCAGCAGCAGTTAATGCTCGACAATGAATGGCACGGGGAACTCAATCAAATCACTAAAACCGGTCAAGCTATTACCGTTGAAAGTCGGTGGACTCTGGTGCGCGACGACGATGGTCAACCCCAATTCATTCTGGTGGTGAACACCGATATCACTAGCAAAAAACAGCTAGAGGCACAGTTTTTTCGCGCTCAGCGCTTGGAGAGCATCGGCACCTTGGCCAGCGGTATTGCCCACGATCTCAACAACATTTTGACCCCTGTCTTAGCCACCTCTCAGCTTTTACAGATGGAGTCATTCCATCAAGATGAACGCAGCCTAGAACTGCTCCAGCTTCTAGAGATAAATGCTCGACGCGGCGGCGATATTATCAAGCAAGTGTTGTCCTTTGCCCGCGGGGGTGAAGGCAAAAATGTAATTTTGCAAGCTGGACATGTGATTCGTGAAATTCAACAGATTATTCGCGGTACTTTTCCTAAATCTATTGAGCTGCGGGTAGATACCTCTATGGACCTGTGGCCCGTTGTGGGCAACGCCACCCAGCTCCACCAAGTGCTGATGAATTTGTGCGTTAACGCCCGCGATGCCATGCCCCAGGGGGGAACCCTAAAAATTTCGACAGAAAATCTCACCCTAGACGAAGCTTATACCCGCACAAATCTCGATGCTAAAGCCGGAAGCTATATTGCAATCACCGTTGCCGATAGCGGTAGCGGCATTGCGCCTGAGCTTCTCGATCGCATTTTTGAACCGTTCTTTACATCTAAAGAAATTGGCAAAGGCACCGGGCTGGGGCTGTCAACGGTGTTAGGAATTGTGAGGAGTCATCACGGCTTTATTACCGTCTCCAGCCTGCCCAATCAAGGTACTGAGTTCAAAGTTTTTCTACCTGCGGTTAAGGTTGCTGACCCCCCAGCGCGGAGTTCTACTGAGGTCTGGCTCGGCAATCAAGAGCTGATTTTGGTCGTCGATGACGAAGCCCCCATTCGGGAAGTGACTCAAGCCACCCTAGAGGCTTACAACTATCGCGTAATAACGGCCTGTGATGGTCTTGATGCGGTCGCCCTCTACGTTCAACATCAACATGACATTCGCCTGGTGATCATGGACTTAATGATGCCCGCTTTGGATGGGGCTACCACCTGCCGAATTCTACACAAGCTCAACCCCCAAGTGCATATAATTGCTGTCAGTGGGCTGCCGCAGCAAAATGCTGAGCCGACCTCCATTGCTGTCGAAATTGAAAGTTTTTTACCCAAGCCCTACACCATTGACGAACTACTTCAAGTCGTAGGTGAAGCGCTGAAACCTAAGGGATATCGGCAAGCAGGTTTTGCCCAACAGGTTAGTATTGGCCGCGGTGAAAGTGAGTGA